In Phenylobacterium koreense, one DNA window encodes the following:
- a CDS encoding class I SAM-dependent methyltransferase has translation MTYAEPIPAPTNAFVPNRYGAMCTEVYDLDKPPGSLPDVDFYVQRLAGLDGPILEAGCGTGRLLIPLLEAGFEVEGFDRSGDMLASCARHCAGRGLSPALRQMSFQDFAYDHDFAAILVPAGTFTLLDDFAEALAVLKRFFDHLRPGGRLMIDLLPLGYLVNERPDIRTWTTPEGDVLRIEGRAVEIDLLRQRRVTHDRYERWRNGRLVESELEVMAFRIWGLKEFELALAAAGFGEISIGADHQPGRRPGRSSRILNFEARRPVQGRG, from the coding sequence ATGACATACGCCGAGCCGATTCCGGCCCCGACGAACGCCTTCGTTCCAAACCGCTACGGCGCGATGTGCACGGAGGTCTACGACCTCGACAAGCCCCCCGGCAGCCTGCCGGACGTGGACTTCTATGTGCAGCGACTGGCGGGCCTGGACGGCCCGATCCTCGAGGCCGGGTGCGGCACCGGGCGGCTGCTCATTCCCCTGCTGGAAGCGGGCTTCGAGGTCGAGGGCTTCGACCGCTCTGGCGACATGCTCGCCTCGTGCGCGCGCCATTGCGCTGGGCGTGGCCTCTCGCCCGCGCTCCGCCAGATGAGCTTCCAGGACTTCGCCTACGACCACGACTTCGCGGCGATCCTCGTGCCGGCCGGGACCTTCACCCTGCTGGACGACTTCGCCGAGGCCCTGGCCGTGCTGAAGCGGTTCTTCGACCACCTGCGTCCCGGCGGGCGCCTGATGATCGACCTGCTTCCGCTTGGCTACCTGGTCAACGAGCGGCCCGACATCCGCACCTGGACCACGCCCGAGGGCGATGTCCTGCGGATCGAAGGCCGGGCTGTGGAGATCGATCTCCTGCGTCAGCGCCGCGTCACGCACGACCGGTACGAGCGCTGGAGAAACGGCCGTCTGGTGGAGTCCGAGTTGGAGGTCATGGCCTTCCGGATCTGGGGGCTGAAGGAGTTCGAACTTGCGCTCGCCGCGGCGGGCTTTGGCGAGATCTCCATCGGCGCAGATCACCAGCCCGGCCGCAGGCCGGGCCGCTCCAGCCGAATACTCAACTTCGAGGCCCGGCGACCCGTCCAGGGGCGCGGCTGA
- a CDS encoding ABC transporter ATP-binding protein, with product MSELHDEDDRPRSLTNRQVLAFMAGHWLREPGRFALIIALVLVATVCDLSIPWATRGLINAVSSPERVTAAAWAAWAALSALYLTFYMSRTSMFRIMNGFYARIMSRMVKEGFARVQAYSSDWHASNFAGATVRRVSRAMWGYDSASDALIAMLIPTVLVLGGLAISLGLHWPWAGVFVAIVVLVFAAYNVLMSVYYVRPANLRSTALDSEIGAALADSIGANPTVKSFGAEQREEARFAETADAWRWAVNKTWDRFNVVGFGQNILLIILQAGLTGFLVHAWSQGRATPGDVAFAITSFIVMAGYMRNFSEITQMLQKGLDDMLDVATYMRTNRSSWTSRALRSFAVRWARSSSIASPSATPTSRARSTRTSAWRSRRASGSPWSGPPARASRPSSSSSSGFTICRAAGS from the coding sequence ATGTCAGAACTTCACGATGAGGACGATCGTCCCCGAAGTCTTACGAACCGTCAGGTGCTGGCCTTCATGGCCGGCCACTGGCTGCGCGAGCCTGGCCGCTTCGCGCTGATCATCGCCCTGGTGCTGGTCGCCACGGTCTGTGACCTGTCGATCCCCTGGGCGACCCGCGGCCTGATCAACGCGGTCTCCAGCCCCGAGCGGGTGACGGCCGCGGCCTGGGCGGCCTGGGCCGCGCTCTCGGCCCTCTATCTGACCTTCTACATGTCTCGGACCAGCATGTTCCGGATCATGAACGGCTTCTACGCGCGGATCATGTCGCGCATGGTCAAGGAGGGCTTCGCACGCGTGCAGGCCTATTCCTCGGACTGGCACGCCTCGAACTTCGCCGGCGCGACGGTCCGGCGGGTCAGCCGCGCCATGTGGGGCTATGACAGCGCCTCCGACGCGCTGATCGCCATGCTGATCCCGACCGTCCTGGTGCTGGGCGGCCTGGCCATCTCACTGGGTCTTCACTGGCCATGGGCTGGCGTGTTCGTGGCGATCGTCGTCCTGGTCTTCGCCGCCTACAACGTCCTGATGTCGGTCTACTACGTGCGGCCCGCCAACCTGCGCTCGACGGCGCTGGACTCCGAGATCGGCGCGGCGTTGGCCGACTCCATCGGGGCCAACCCGACGGTGAAGTCCTTCGGCGCCGAGCAGCGTGAAGAAGCGCGGTTTGCGGAAACAGCAGACGCCTGGCGCTGGGCGGTCAACAAGACCTGGGACCGCTTCAACGTCGTCGGCTTCGGCCAGAACATCCTGCTGATCATCCTGCAGGCCGGACTGACCGGGTTCCTGGTCCACGCCTGGTCGCAAGGCCGGGCGACGCCGGGCGACGTGGCCTTCGCCATCACCTCCTTCATCGTGATGGCCGGCTACATGCGGAACTTCAGCGAGATCACCCAGATGCTCCAGAAGGGCCTGGACGACATGTTGGACGTTGCGACCTACATGCGCACGAACCGCAGCTCATGGACGTCGAGGGCGCTGCGATCTTTCGCGGTGAGATGGGCCAGATCGTCTTCGATCGCGTCACCTTCGGCTACGCCAACCAGCCGCGCCCGCTCTACGAGGACTTCAGCCTGGCGGTCGCGCCGGGCGAGCGGATCGCCCTGGTCGGGGCCACCGGCGCGGGCAAGTCGACCTTCGTCAAGCTCGTCCAGCGGCTTTACGATCTGCAGGGCGGCCGGATCCTGA
- a CDS encoding TldD/PmbA family protein: MEESLLADVVAAALKAGADSAEAVSAQRSALGINVRLGELEEVEREESRDLGLRVFVGQRQATVSGSDISPAARAKLVERAVAMARLAPEDPYAGLAPKERLAKGPFPELDLYDPQEPSPEALEEVARAAEDAARANPKVTNSEGGSASASSSHWRLVTSTGFSGVYHASAFSIMASVVAGDGETMESGYDGRSARWRGDLPTPKSIGEEAGRRAAQRLGARKIASTTAPVIFENRIAMSLIGPLIGAISGPSIARGTSFLKDKLNAQVFGKGVNIVDDPHKVRGLGSSPFDDEGVQNRRWSLIEDGVLTTWLMNSASARQLSLETTGHASRGLAGAPGVSTTNLTLQPGAKSQAELIADAGKGLLITSMFGPSLNGNTGDWSVGCAGFWFENGELAYPVTEITVAGNLVDMYGRLIPGSDLEIRGSANAPSLLIDGLAIAGR, from the coding sequence ATGGAAGAGAGCCTGTTAGCCGATGTGGTCGCCGCCGCGCTGAAGGCCGGCGCCGATTCCGCCGAAGCCGTCAGCGCGCAACGCAGCGCGCTTGGCATCAATGTTCGCCTTGGCGAACTGGAGGAAGTCGAGCGGGAGGAGAGCCGCGACCTTGGCCTGAGGGTGTTCGTGGGCCAGCGCCAGGCGACCGTCTCGGGCTCCGATATTTCGCCCGCCGCGCGCGCCAAGCTCGTCGAGCGGGCCGTGGCCATGGCCCGGCTGGCGCCGGAAGATCCCTATGCGGGCCTCGCCCCCAAGGAGCGCCTCGCCAAAGGCCCCTTCCCCGAACTCGACCTCTACGATCCGCAGGAACCTTCGCCCGAGGCGCTGGAAGAAGTGGCGCGGGCCGCGGAGGACGCGGCGCGCGCCAACCCGAAGGTGACCAATTCCGAAGGCGGCTCGGCCTCGGCCTCCTCATCGCACTGGCGGCTGGTGACCTCGACCGGATTTTCGGGCGTCTACCACGCCTCGGCCTTTTCGATCATGGCCTCGGTCGTGGCGGGAGACGGCGAGACCATGGAGAGCGGCTATGACGGCCGTTCCGCCCGCTGGCGCGGCGACCTGCCCACGCCGAAGTCCATCGGCGAGGAAGCCGGCCGCCGGGCGGCCCAGCGGCTGGGCGCGCGCAAAATCGCCTCGACCACCGCGCCCGTGATCTTCGAGAACCGCATCGCCATGTCGCTGATCGGGCCGCTGATCGGAGCGATCTCCGGGCCCTCGATCGCGCGCGGCACCTCGTTCCTGAAGGACAAGCTGAACGCCCAGGTGTTCGGCAAGGGCGTCAACATCGTCGACGATCCGCACAAGGTCCGCGGCCTCGGCTCCTCACCTTTCGATGACGAGGGCGTGCAGAACCGGCGCTGGTCGCTCATCGAGGACGGCGTGCTGACCACCTGGCTGATGAACTCGGCCTCGGCGCGGCAACTGAGCCTGGAGACCACTGGGCACGCCTCTCGCGGCCTTGCCGGCGCGCCGGGGGTCTCGACGACCAATCTGACGCTCCAGCCCGGCGCCAAGAGCCAGGCCGAACTGATCGCCGACGCCGGCAAGGGGCTGTTGATCACCTCGATGTTCGGCCCGTCCCTGAACGGCAACACCGGCGACTGGTCGGTGGGCTGCGCGGGCTTCTGGTTCGAGAACGGCGAACTTGCCTACCCGGTGACCGAGATCACCGTCGCCGGCAACCTGGTCGACATGTACGGCAGGCTCATCCCCGGCTCCGACCTGGAGATCCGCGGCTCGGCCAACGCCCCGTCGCTGCTGATCGACGGACTGGCGATCGCCGGACGCTGA
- a CDS encoding fused DSP-PTPase phosphatase/NAD kinase-like protein, which translates to MAGFDLTTSSGRVSTYLDYLWKDHAYLRLGFSNAHWISDELVRANQPWPHQLAEWKRRGIRTIVNLRGGFDASFYALEKDACERLGLKMVDFTITSREVPSRVRVHGAKELFETIEYPALMHCKSGADRAGIMSVFYMHFRKGLPIREALDQLHIRYLHVKQGKTGVLDYTFERYLTEGEPKGQDFLEWVDSDAYDPAAIKADFRAQMWGRLLTEGVLRRE; encoded by the coding sequence TTGGCCGGATTCGATCTCACCACGTCCTCCGGGCGGGTCTCGACCTATCTGGATTACCTCTGGAAGGACCACGCCTATCTGCGGCTCGGTTTTTCCAACGCGCACTGGATCAGCGACGAACTGGTCCGGGCCAACCAGCCCTGGCCTCACCAGCTCGCCGAGTGGAAGCGGCGCGGGATCAGGACCATCGTCAACCTCCGCGGCGGGTTCGACGCCAGCTTCTACGCGCTGGAGAAGGACGCCTGCGAACGCTTGGGACTGAAGATGGTCGATTTCACCATCACCTCGCGCGAAGTGCCTAGCCGCGTGCGCGTGCACGGCGCCAAGGAGCTGTTCGAGACGATCGAGTATCCAGCCCTGATGCACTGCAAGTCAGGCGCGGACCGCGCCGGCATCATGAGCGTTTTCTACATGCACTTCCGCAAGGGACTGCCGATCCGCGAGGCGCTGGACCAACTGCACATCCGCTACCTGCATGTGAAGCAGGGCAAGACCGGGGTCCTGGACTACACCTTCGAGCGCTACCTCACCGAGGGGGAGCCGAAGGGACAGGATTTCCTGGAGTGGGTCGATAGCGACGCCTACGATCCCGCCGCCATCAAGGCCGACTTCCGCGCCCAGATGTGGGGGCGGCTGCTCACCGAGGGCGTTCTCAGGCGGGAGTAG
- a CDS encoding DUF4170 domain-containing protein, whose protein sequence is MPEKQLLHLVIGGELDDLEHNRFRDLSKIDLVGAYASHDEALAAWRRKAQETVDNALMRYFIIHAHKLLDPEKDPQQD, encoded by the coding sequence ATGCCCGAAAAGCAGCTTCTGCACCTCGTGATCGGCGGAGAACTCGACGATCTAGAGCACAATAGGTTCCGCGACCTGTCGAAGATCGACCTGGTCGGCGCCTATGCCAGCCACGACGAGGCGCTCGCCGCCTGGCGCCGCAAGGCGCAGGAGACCGTGGACAACGCGCTGATGCGCTATTTCATCATTCACGCGCACAAGCTGCTGGATCCGGAAAAGGACCCGCAGCAGGACTAA
- a CDS encoding fatty acid desaturase family protein, whose protein sequence is MAVAARLDPKAFFSVEEWAPLTARSTWRGPAMLAHAWALIIAAGAMVVVWPLTLPLAVMIIGARQLGLAILMHDAAHGALHRNLKLNDWMGEWLTSGGLARYRPYHLGHHRYAQQSEDPDLVLSAPFPITAVSLRRKIIRDLTGQTFFKQRFGGFVSRLRARKKGEPLAPIVLNEIKAKRRWLGFGLIVTAIGAPFGLWWIWPVLWVLPQATWLPLVTRLRNIAEHACIAENEPDPMRQARTTKAGFMERLLIAPYYVNYHCEHHMFMHVPCYNLPRVHSALVRKGVAGKMLVEPGGYLAVLRQAASKPPGLGRLEPSKP, encoded by the coding sequence ATGGCCGTTGCGGCGCGTCTCGATCCGAAAGCTTTCTTCAGCGTCGAGGAATGGGCGCCCCTGACCGCCCGCTCGACATGGCGGGGACCGGCGATGCTCGCCCACGCGTGGGCGCTGATCATCGCTGCGGGCGCCATGGTGGTCGTCTGGCCGCTGACCCTGCCGCTGGCGGTGATGATCATCGGCGCACGCCAACTGGGGCTGGCGATCCTCATGCACGACGCCGCGCACGGCGCGCTGCACAGGAACCTGAAGCTCAACGACTGGATGGGCGAGTGGCTGACCAGCGGCGGGCTGGCGCGCTACCGACCCTATCACCTGGGACATCATCGGTACGCCCAGCAATCCGAAGACCCGGACCTCGTGCTGTCGGCGCCCTTCCCGATCACCGCGGTCTCGCTGCGCCGGAAGATCATCCGCGACCTGACCGGCCAGACCTTCTTCAAGCAACGCTTCGGGGGTTTCGTCAGTCGACTGCGCGCCCGCAAGAAGGGCGAGCCCCTGGCGCCGATCGTCCTCAACGAGATCAAGGCCAAGCGCCGCTGGCTGGGCTTCGGCCTCATCGTCACCGCGATCGGCGCGCCGTTCGGCCTCTGGTGGATCTGGCCGGTGCTGTGGGTGTTGCCGCAGGCCACCTGGCTGCCCCTGGTCACTCGGCTGCGCAACATCGCCGAGCACGCCTGCATCGCCGAGAACGAGCCCGACCCGATGCGCCAGGCCCGCACCACCAAGGCCGGCTTCATGGAGCGGCTGCTGATCGCCCCCTATTACGTGAACTATCATTGCGAGCACCACATGTTCATGCACGTGCCCTGCTACAACCTGCCCCGCGTCCATAGCGCATTGGTTCGCAAGGGCGTCGCGGGCAAGATGCTGGTCGAGCCGGGCGGCTATCTCGCGGTGTTGCGCCAGGCGGCGTCCAAGCCCCCTGGCCTGGGACGCCTGGAACCAAGCAAACCCTAG
- a CDS encoding MerR family transcriptional regulator translates to MLQKLRRPATTFTITQLCREFATTPRALRYYEEQGLLSPTRDGQARVYSYRDRARLVLILRGKRVGLSLAEIRDIFELYDRDDGLVAQNTHALRKYRERIEAFERQRQEIDEAIQELHVASARVEAQLAEAAGRAAFA, encoded by the coding sequence ATGCTACAGAAGCTTCGCCGTCCGGCGACCACCTTCACCATCACCCAGCTATGCCGCGAGTTCGCGACGACCCCCCGAGCCCTGCGGTACTACGAGGAGCAGGGGCTGCTGTCGCCGACGCGCGATGGTCAGGCCCGGGTCTATTCCTACCGTGATCGAGCCCGGCTGGTGCTTATCCTGCGCGGCAAGCGCGTCGGCCTGTCCCTGGCCGAGATCCGCGATATCTTTGAGCTTTATGACCGTGACGACGGGCTGGTGGCGCAGAACACCCACGCCCTGCGCAAATATCGCGAACGCATCGAGGCTTTCGAACGCCAGCGGCAGGAAATCGACGAGGCTATCCAGGAACTTCACGTGGCCAGCGCGCGGGTCGAGGCCCAGCTCGCCGAGGCCGCCGGCCGCGCGGCCTTCGCCTGA
- a CDS encoding SDR family NAD(P)-dependent oxidoreductase — protein sequence MGELDFTGKRVLVVGGSSGIGNGIAHSFRTHGAEVHVWGTRPSAAAYEGVEGSDLSCLSYAKVDVGVRAEIDACTPPFENLDVLVLCQGTVVYRRGEFQAEGWDRVMAVNLDSLMACAVKFREMLASAGGSIIIVSSVSGFQANIGNPAYAASKAGAVSLTKTLGRAWAPEGIRVNGLAPGLVDTKLTKVTTEHPDRLRGALARIPVGRMGEPSDMAGAALFLASPLASYVAGQTLIVDGGLSL from the coding sequence ATGGGCGAGCTGGATTTCACCGGCAAAAGGGTGCTGGTCGTCGGCGGTTCGAGCGGAATCGGCAACGGCATCGCTCATAGCTTTCGAACACACGGCGCTGAGGTCCATGTCTGGGGAACCCGGCCCAGCGCGGCGGCCTACGAAGGGGTCGAGGGCTCGGACCTGAGCTGCCTATCTTACGCCAAGGTCGATGTCGGCGTCCGGGCCGAGATCGACGCCTGCACGCCGCCGTTCGAGAACCTCGACGTCCTGGTGCTGTGCCAAGGAACGGTGGTCTACAGGCGCGGCGAGTTCCAGGCCGAGGGATGGGACCGGGTGATGGCCGTCAACCTGGACAGCCTGATGGCCTGCGCCGTGAAGTTCCGCGAGATGCTGGCCAGCGCCGGCGGCTCGATCATCATCGTCAGCTCGGTTTCCGGCTTCCAGGCCAACATCGGCAATCCGGCCTATGCCGCCTCGAAGGCCGGCGCGGTGAGCCTGACCAAGACCCTGGGCCGCGCCTGGGCGCCGGAGGGCATCCGGGTCAATGGTCTGGCGCCAGGCCTCGTCGACACCAAGCTGACCAAGGTCACCACCGAACATCCCGACAGGCTGCGCGGCGCCCTGGCCCGCATCCCCGTCGGACGGATGGGCGAGCCGTCCGACATGGCTGGGGCTGCTCTGTTCCTGGCTTCACCCCTGGCCTCCTACGTGGCCGGCCAGACCCTGATCGTGGACGGAGGACTGAGCCTGTGA
- a CDS encoding ABC transporter ATP-binding protein, whose protein sequence is MAVAPGERIALVGATGAGKSTFVKLVQRLYDLQGGRILIDGQDIARVSQTSLRQAIAVVPQDPALFHRSIAENIAYARPDATPNEVMLAAKRARADEFISRLPNGYDTPVGERGVKLSGGERQRVAIARAFLADAPILVLDEATSSLDVETERQVQAAMEELMVGRTTIVIAHRLSTIRGADRILVFDKGRIVEEGGHNELIDRGGAYARLHAVTEGMI, encoded by the coding sequence CTGGCGGTCGCGCCGGGCGAGCGGATCGCCCTGGTCGGGGCCACCGGCGCGGGCAAGTCGACCTTCGTCAAGCTCGTCCAGCGGCTTTACGATCTGCAGGGCGGCCGGATCCTGATCGACGGCCAGGACATCGCCAGGGTCAGCCAGACCAGCCTGCGGCAGGCGATCGCCGTGGTGCCGCAGGACCCAGCCCTGTTCCACCGCTCGATCGCCGAGAACATCGCCTACGCCCGGCCCGACGCCACGCCGAACGAGGTGATGCTGGCGGCCAAGCGGGCCAGGGCCGACGAGTTCATCTCCAGGCTCCCCAACGGCTACGACACGCCCGTGGGCGAGCGGGGCGTGAAGCTGTCCGGCGGCGAGCGCCAGCGGGTGGCCATCGCCCGCGCCTTCCTGGCCGACGCGCCCATCCTCGTGCTGGACGAGGCCACCTCGTCGCTGGACGTGGAGACCGAGCGCCAGGTCCAGGCGGCGATGGAGGAGCTGATGGTCGGGCGCACCACTATCGTCATCGCCCACCGCCTCTCCACCATCCGCGGCGCCGACCGGATCCTGGTCTTCGACAAGGGTCGGATCGTCGAGGAGGGCGGCCACAACGAACTGATCGACAGGGGCGGCGCCTATGCGCGTCTGCACGCCGTCACCGAAGGAATGATCTAG
- a CDS encoding 3'(2'),5'-bisphosphate nucleotidase CysQ: MTEAAEDLKLITEAAKEAGRLAMQLREAGLETTFKEGDSPVTNADLATDALIKARLTSARPGYGWLSEETPDDPARRTRRRLFVVDPIDGTRAFIKTRPWWAVSVAVVEEGLPLAGVVYAPDLDETFQAVAGGGATLNGAPIQAGERDVIEGCGMVGDARMFTHPAWPTPWPEMRIEARNSTAYRMCVVASGAFDATLALVPKFDWDLAAADLIAREAGAYVGDHLGRPFLYNGVKPSQPSLVCAGPRLAPLILERARHIALPN; the protein is encoded by the coding sequence ATGACGGAAGCCGCCGAGGACCTGAAACTGATCACCGAGGCGGCGAAGGAGGCTGGCCGCCTGGCCATGCAACTGCGGGAGGCGGGCCTGGAGACAACCTTCAAGGAAGGCGACTCCCCAGTGACCAACGCGGACTTGGCCACGGACGCCCTGATCAAGGCGAGGCTGACCAGCGCCCGCCCGGGCTATGGCTGGCTCTCGGAGGAGACACCCGACGATCCGGCGCGTCGGACCCGCAGGCGGCTGTTCGTGGTCGATCCCATCGACGGCACGCGGGCCTTCATCAAGACGCGGCCCTGGTGGGCGGTGTCGGTGGCGGTCGTCGAAGAGGGCCTGCCGCTGGCTGGCGTGGTCTACGCGCCCGATCTGGACGAGACCTTCCAGGCCGTGGCGGGCGGCGGCGCCACGCTGAACGGCGCCCCGATCCAGGCTGGCGAACGCGACGTGATCGAGGGCTGCGGCATGGTCGGTGATGCAAGGATGTTCACGCATCCGGCCTGGCCCACGCCCTGGCCGGAAATGCGGATCGAGGCCCGCAACTCCACCGCCTATCGCATGTGCGTGGTGGCCTCGGGCGCCTTCGACGCAACCCTCGCCCTGGTTCCGAAGTTCGACTGGGACCTGGCCGCCGCGGACCTGATCGCCCGCGAGGCCGGCGCCTATGTGGGCGATCATCTCGGCCGCCCATTCCTGTACAATGGCGTTAAACCGTCACAGCCTAGTCTTGTTTGTGCGGGGCCGCGCCTCGCCCCATTGATCCTTGAGCGCGCCCGGCATATCGCACTACCAAATTGA
- the ubiA gene encoding 4-hydroxybenzoate octaprenyltransferase, producing MSAQLPDATPTNWVDRHAPAALQPWLKLGRFDRPAGIWLLMLPGWQGAALAGAMEGLFPDLMLLAKIFVGAALMRAAGCAFNDIVDRDIDAKVARTALRPVASGQISVKQALAFIALCSLVSLGILLTMPPLAIWLGVASLALVAAYPFMKRITWWPQAWLGLTFNWGGVLAFAAATGTMSWAAILLYAGGVFWTLGYDTIYAIQDLEDDALVGVKSSTRRLGTAVQKGVLAFYVAAFALALAAAWVGGLGPLFLPLAALYGMHLSRQAARVDTTNGPLALALFKSNSFAGLLLFFALVAGMWKGPVASF from the coding sequence ATGTCCGCCCAGCTACCCGACGCCACACCGACCAACTGGGTCGACCGGCACGCGCCCGCCGCCCTGCAGCCCTGGCTGAAGCTCGGCCGGTTCGATCGCCCAGCGGGAATCTGGCTGCTCATGCTGCCCGGTTGGCAAGGCGCGGCCCTGGCCGGCGCCATGGAAGGCCTGTTCCCCGACCTGATGCTGCTGGCCAAGATCTTCGTCGGCGCCGCGCTGATGCGGGCGGCCGGCTGCGCGTTCAACGACATCGTCGATCGGGACATCGACGCCAAGGTCGCCCGCACCGCCTTGCGGCCGGTGGCCTCCGGACAGATCAGCGTCAAGCAGGCCCTCGCCTTCATCGCCCTTTGCAGCCTGGTGTCGCTGGGCATTCTCTTGACCATGCCGCCGCTGGCGATCTGGCTGGGGGTCGCGTCGCTGGCGCTGGTGGCGGCCTATCCGTTCATGAAGCGGATCACCTGGTGGCCACAGGCCTGGCTGGGCCTGACCTTCAACTGGGGCGGGGTACTGGCCTTCGCCGCCGCCACCGGGACGATGTCGTGGGCAGCGATCCTGCTCTATGCGGGCGGCGTCTTCTGGACGCTCGGCTACGACACGATCTACGCCATCCAGGACCTGGAGGACGACGCGCTGGTCGGGGTGAAGTCTTCGACCCGGCGGTTGGGGACCGCGGTCCAGAAGGGGGTGCTGGCCTTCTATGTGGCGGCCTTCGCCCTGGCGCTGGCTGCGGCCTGGGTCGGCGGGCTGGGTCCGCTCTTCCTGCCGCTGGCGGCGCTCTATGGGATGCACCTTTCGCGTCAGGCGGCCCGGGTCGACACGACGAACGGCCCTCTTGCTCTCGCGCTGTTCAAGTCGAACAGCTTCGCCGGGCTGCTGCTGTTCTTCGCGCTGGTCGCGGGGATGTGGAAGGGCCCGGTCGCGAGCTTTTGA
- a CDS encoding SDR family NAD(P)-dependent oxidoreductase, whose translation MNALRSLKGAKALVTGAGSGMGRATAELFAQEGAMVAVTDHVLAPAEAVAATLRDAGLDARAWKMDVSDGEEIARVVREIGEAFGGLDAVVNNAGISAFSPIDSDAYEAVWERSLTVLLSAHHRVIRAALPFLRRSQAPRIVNIASTEALGATAQDSPYCAAKAGVTGLTRALAVELGREGITVNCICPGPIDTAMTAGVPDEHKQTFARRRTALLRYGRPEEVAHMTLSLCLPAASYITGAVIPVDGGLMARNA comes from the coding sequence GTGAACGCGCTCCGATCCCTCAAAGGCGCCAAGGCGCTGGTGACGGGCGCGGGGTCCGGAATGGGCCGCGCCACGGCCGAACTCTTCGCACAGGAGGGCGCCATGGTCGCCGTGACAGACCATGTCCTGGCTCCCGCCGAGGCGGTGGCGGCGACGCTGAGAGACGCCGGCCTCGACGCCCGCGCCTGGAAGATGGACGTCTCCGACGGCGAGGAGATCGCCCGGGTCGTCCGCGAGATCGGCGAGGCGTTCGGCGGCCTGGACGCGGTGGTCAACAACGCCGGCATATCGGCCTTCTCGCCCATCGACAGCGACGCTTACGAGGCCGTTTGGGAGCGCTCGCTGACTGTGCTGCTGAGCGCGCACCATAGGGTGATCCGCGCGGCCCTGCCCTTTCTGCGTCGCTCGCAAGCGCCTCGGATCGTCAACATCGCCTCGACCGAAGCGCTGGGCGCGACGGCCCAGGACAGCCCCTATTGCGCCGCCAAGGCCGGTGTCACCGGCCTGACCCGGGCCCTGGCCGTCGAACTAGGGCGCGAGGGGATCACCGTCAACTGCATCTGCCCTGGCCCCATCGACACGGCCATGACCGCCGGCGTGCCGGACGAGCACAAGCAGACATTCGCCAGGCGGCGCACCGCATTGCTCCGCTACGGGCGGCCCGAGGAGGTGGCTCACATGACTCTGAGCCTGTGTCTGCCCGCCGCCTCCTACATCACCGGCGCGGTGATCCCGGTCGATGGAGGGCTGATGGCCCGCAACGCCTGA
- a CDS encoding TetR/AcrR family transcriptional regulator C-terminal domain-containing protein produces MSNVRALAEKRGVREPGKRMRSQLLDAAVELFKAQGLAGVSVADIAAAAGAFPSQITYYFRTKEGLFVEAACREVLYVARRAEEAAASAATGSAYNRKLVETVIGSPGLVLFVEALSLTRRRQDLAPLIERTFDRLHTQGDRAYAETRARRGWSGGDTATTARRFWTLALGVALREGATDASDEEEIEEMLVLLQTGRSA; encoded by the coding sequence ATGTCAAACGTGCGAGCCCTGGCGGAAAAGCGCGGCGTGCGAGAGCCGGGCAAGCGCATGCGCTCCCAGTTGTTGGACGCGGCGGTTGAGCTCTTCAAAGCGCAGGGACTGGCCGGCGTATCGGTCGCTGACATCGCCGCGGCGGCCGGGGCGTTCCCCAGCCAGATCACCTATTACTTCCGCACAAAGGAGGGCCTGTTCGTCGAGGCCGCCTGCCGCGAGGTGCTCTATGTCGCCCGGCGAGCGGAGGAAGCCGCCGCCAGCGCGGCGACGGGCTCGGCCTACAACCGCAAGCTCGTGGAAACCGTCATCGGATCACCGGGCCTCGTCCTCTTCGTCGAGGCGCTGTCGCTGACCCGCAGGCGGCAGGATCTGGCCCCGCTCATCGAACGCACTTTCGATCGCCTCCACACCCAGGGCGACCGCGCCTATGCCGAGACCCGCGCCCGACGGGGCTGGTCGGGCGGCGACACCGCCACGACCGCGCGGCGGTTCTGGACGCTGGCCCTGGGCGTCGCCCTTCGCGAAGGCGCCACCGACGCCAGCGACGAGGAGGAGATCGAAGAAATGCTCGTCCTTCTTCAAACCGGCAGGAGCGCCTAA